One window from the genome of Indicator indicator isolate 239-I01 chromosome 6, UM_Iind_1.1, whole genome shotgun sequence encodes:
- the KDM1B gene encoding lysine-specific histone demethylase 2 isoform X2 — MSTGRLRTKKKACSSDQSPDNLPLRSSGRQVKKKASEAADDDDEASEKKYRKCEKAGCTATCPVCFASAGERCAKNGYTSRWYHLSCGEHFCNECFDHYYRSHKDGYEKYTAWKRIWTSNGKSEPSPKAFMADQQLPYWVQCTKPDCGKWRQLTKEIQLTPQIAKTYRCGMKLNNSTKSEGSDQCSMPEDLEALTPQKCIHHIIVRGLVRIRCVQETERILYFMSRKGLINTGILSVSPDHYLLPKEYHNKSVIIVGAGAAGLAAARQLHNFGVKVIVLEAKDRIGGRVWDDKTFSGVTVGRGAQIVNGCVNNPVALMCEQVSARSWDHNEFFAQFAGDHTLLTVGYSTLIDKLAEGLDIRLNFPVQSIDYSGEEVQVTTTDGTVWTTQKVLVTVPLALLQRNTIQFNPPLSEKKIKAINSLGAGVIEKIALQFPYRFWDSKIQGADFFGHVPPNSSQRGLFSVFYDMDPENKQSILMSVVTGDAVTTIKNLDDKQVLQQCMTVLQELFKEQEVPDPVKFFVTRWSTDPWLQMAYSFVKTGGSGEAYDIIAEDIQGKIFFAGEATNRHFPQTVTGAYLSGVREASKIASF, encoded by the exons atgtcAACTGGAAGGCTacgaacaaaaaaaaaggcatgttcTTCAGACCAGTCTCCAGACAACCTTCCCCTGAGGAGTTCTGGAAGACAG GTGAAAAAGAAAGCATCTGAAGCAGCAGATGATGACGATGAAGCATCagagaagaaatacagaaagtgTGAAAAAGCTGGATGCACTGCAACATGTCCTGTTTGCTTTGCCAGTGCAGGTGaaag ATGTGCTAAAAATGGGTATACATCTCGATGGTATCATCTTTCCTGTGGAGAACACTTCTGCAATGAATGTTTTGACCACTATTACCGAAG CCATAAAGATGGTTATGAGAAATACACTGCCTGGAAAAGGATTTGGACAAGTAACGGTAAAAGTGAGCCCAGTCCAAAAGCTTTCATGGCTGATCAACAGCTTCCTTACTGG GTGCAGTGCACAAAGCCAGACTGTGGTAAATGGCGTCAGCTGACAAAGGAAATCCAGCTAACACCACAAATAGCAAAAACCTACAGATGTGGTATGAAACTGAACAATTCCACCAAG agCGAGGGCTCAGACCAGTGTTCAATGCCTGAGGACTTG GAGGCTCTTACCCCTCAAAAATGTATCCATCACATCATTGTTCGGGGGCTCGTGCGTATTCGCTGTGTGCAGGAAACGGAGAGGATACTTTATTTTATGTCAAGGAAAGGGCTAATTAATACAGGGATTTTATCAGTCAGTCCTGACCACTATCTTCTTCCTAAAGAATACCACAAT AAATCTGTCATTATTGTTGGGGCAGGTGCAGCAGGATTAGCAGCAGCTCGACAACTGCACAACTTTGGAGTTAAG GTCATTGTCTTAGAAGCTAAAGACAGAATTGGTGGCCGAGTGTGGGATGATAAGACATTCAGCGGAGTCACGGTTGGAAGAGGTGCACAAATCGTCAATGGATGTGTCAACAACCCAGTGGCACTAATGTGTGAGCAA GTATCTGCACGCTCATGGGACCACAATGAATTTTTTGCTCAGTTTGCTGGAGATCACACTCTTCTAACTGTGGGATATTCTACTCTGATTGATAAGCTGGCAGAAGGGCTGGACATCCGGCTGAATTTCCCA GTACAGAGTATCGACTACTCTGGTGAAGAAGTACAGGTCACAACTACAGATGGGACAGTGTGGACGACACAGAAG GTTTTAGTGACTGTACCACTGGCCCTTCTTCAGAGAAACACCATTCAGTTTAATCCTCcactgtcagaaaaaaaaatcaaagccatTAACAGTTTGGGAGCAGGAGTCATTGAGAAG attGCCTTGCAGTTTCCTTACAGATTTTGGGACAGTAAAATTCAAGGAGCTGATTTTTTTGGCCATGTTCCACCCAATTCCAGCCAACGTGGcctcttcagtgttttctaTGACATGGATCCAGAG AACAAACAAAGCATTTTAATGTCAGTGGTCACTGGAGATGCTGTGACAACTATTAAGAATTTAGATGATAAACAAGTACTGCAACAATGTATGACTGTACTTCAAGAGCTGTTTAAGGAACAG GAGGTTCCTGACCCAGTGAAGTTTTTTGTGACTCGATGGAGCACAGACCCTTGGCTCCAGATGGCATATAGTTTTGTGAAAACAGGGGGCAGCGGTGAAGCTTATGACATTATAGCTGAAGACAtacaaggaaaaattttttttgctGGTGAA gcCACCAATAGGCACTTTCCTCAAACCGTTACAGGAGCTTACCTGAGTGGGGTTCGAGAAGCAAGCAAAATAGCGTCATTTTAA
- the KDM1B gene encoding lysine-specific histone demethylase 2 isoform X1 codes for MSTGRLRTKKKACSSDQSPDNLPLRSSGRQVKKKASEAADDDDEASEKKYRKCEKAGCTATCPVCFASAGERCAKNGYTSRWYHLSCGEHFCNECFDHYYRSHKDGYEKYTAWKRIWTSNGKSEPSPKAFMADQQLPYWVQCTKPDCGKWRQLTKEIQLTPQIAKTYRCGMKLNNSTKSEGSDQCSMPEDLRVAEVSDHWWYSMLILPPLLKDSVAAPFLAAYYPDCVGMSPSCTSTNRLPGESNLVKLEHLKSVPNLTVAGMNKYFQPFYQPNECGKALCVRPDVMELDELYEFPEYSRDPTMYLALRNLILALWYTNCKEALTPQKCIHHIIVRGLVRIRCVQETERILYFMSRKGLINTGILSVSPDHYLLPKEYHNKSVIIVGAGAAGLAAARQLHNFGVKVIVLEAKDRIGGRVWDDKTFSGVTVGRGAQIVNGCVNNPVALMCEQLGIKMHKLGEKCDLIQEGGRITDPTIDKRMDFHFNAILDVVSEWRKDKTQHQDVPLGEKIQEIYKAFIQESGIQFSELEEQVLQFHLSNLEYACGSNLSQVSARSWDHNEFFAQFAGDHTLLTVGYSTLIDKLAEGLDIRLNFPVQSIDYSGEEVQVTTTDGTVWTTQKVLVTVPLALLQRNTIQFNPPLSEKKIKAINSLGAGVIEKIALQFPYRFWDSKIQGADFFGHVPPNSSQRGLFSVFYDMDPENKQSILMSVVTGDAVTTIKNLDDKQVLQQCMTVLQELFKEQEVPDPVKFFVTRWSTDPWLQMAYSFVKTGGSGEAYDIIAEDIQGKIFFAGEATNRHFPQTVTGAYLSGVREASKIASF; via the exons atgtcAACTGGAAGGCTacgaacaaaaaaaaaggcatgttcTTCAGACCAGTCTCCAGACAACCTTCCCCTGAGGAGTTCTGGAAGACAG GTGAAAAAGAAAGCATCTGAAGCAGCAGATGATGACGATGAAGCATCagagaagaaatacagaaagtgTGAAAAAGCTGGATGCACTGCAACATGTCCTGTTTGCTTTGCCAGTGCAGGTGaaag ATGTGCTAAAAATGGGTATACATCTCGATGGTATCATCTTTCCTGTGGAGAACACTTCTGCAATGAATGTTTTGACCACTATTACCGAAG CCATAAAGATGGTTATGAGAAATACACTGCCTGGAAAAGGATTTGGACAAGTAACGGTAAAAGTGAGCCCAGTCCAAAAGCTTTCATGGCTGATCAACAGCTTCCTTACTGG GTGCAGTGCACAAAGCCAGACTGTGGTAAATGGCGTCAGCTGACAAAGGAAATCCAGCTAACACCACAAATAGCAAAAACCTACAGATGTGGTATGAAACTGAACAATTCCACCAAG agCGAGGGCTCAGACCAGTGTTCAATGCCTGAGGACTTG AGAGTGGCTGAAGTTTCAGACCATTGGTGGTATTCCATGCTCATACTCCCTCCTTTGCTGAAAGACAGTGTGGCAGCTCCCTTTCTAGCTGCATATTATCCAGACTGCGTGGGCATGAGTCCATCCTGTACCAGCACTAATCGGTTACCTGGGGAATCCAACCTTGTGAAGTTAGAGCACTTAAAGAGCGTGCCTAATTTGACTG TTGCAGGCATGAACAAGTATTTCCAGCCTTTTTACCAGCCCAATGAATGTGGGAAAGCACTTTGTGTGAGGCCAGACGtcatggaactggatgagctctaTGAGTTCCCAGAATATTCACGAGACCCTACCATGTACTTGGCTTTGAGAAACCTGATTTTGGCTCTGTGGTACACAAACTGCAAG GAGGCTCTTACCCCTCAAAAATGTATCCATCACATCATTGTTCGGGGGCTCGTGCGTATTCGCTGTGTGCAGGAAACGGAGAGGATACTTTATTTTATGTCAAGGAAAGGGCTAATTAATACAGGGATTTTATCAGTCAGTCCTGACCACTATCTTCTTCCTAAAGAATACCACAAT AAATCTGTCATTATTGTTGGGGCAGGTGCAGCAGGATTAGCAGCAGCTCGACAACTGCACAACTTTGGAGTTAAG GTCATTGTCTTAGAAGCTAAAGACAGAATTGGTGGCCGAGTGTGGGATGATAAGACATTCAGCGGAGTCACGGTTGGAAGAGGTGCACAAATCGTCAATGGATGTGTCAACAACCCAGTGGCACTAATGTGTGAGCAA ctTGGCATTAAAATGCACAAACTAGGGGAGAAATGTGACTTGATCCAGGAAGGTGGAAGGATAACAGATCCCACTATTGATAAACGTATGGACTTTCATTTCAATGCCATCCTAGATGTCGTCTCTGAGTGGAGAAAAGATAAAACCCAACATCAGGATGTTCCTCTTGGTG aaaaaatACAAGAGATCTATAAAGCCTTTATTCAGGAGTCTGGTATCCAGTTCAGTGAGCTGGAAGAACAAGTCCTACAGTTCCATCTCAGTAATTTGGAGTATGCCTGTGGCAGCAATCTCTCTCAG GTATCTGCACGCTCATGGGACCACAATGAATTTTTTGCTCAGTTTGCTGGAGATCACACTCTTCTAACTGTGGGATATTCTACTCTGATTGATAAGCTGGCAGAAGGGCTGGACATCCGGCTGAATTTCCCA GTACAGAGTATCGACTACTCTGGTGAAGAAGTACAGGTCACAACTACAGATGGGACAGTGTGGACGACACAGAAG GTTTTAGTGACTGTACCACTGGCCCTTCTTCAGAGAAACACCATTCAGTTTAATCCTCcactgtcagaaaaaaaaatcaaagccatTAACAGTTTGGGAGCAGGAGTCATTGAGAAG attGCCTTGCAGTTTCCTTACAGATTTTGGGACAGTAAAATTCAAGGAGCTGATTTTTTTGGCCATGTTCCACCCAATTCCAGCCAACGTGGcctcttcagtgttttctaTGACATGGATCCAGAG AACAAACAAAGCATTTTAATGTCAGTGGTCACTGGAGATGCTGTGACAACTATTAAGAATTTAGATGATAAACAAGTACTGCAACAATGTATGACTGTACTTCAAGAGCTGTTTAAGGAACAG GAGGTTCCTGACCCAGTGAAGTTTTTTGTGACTCGATGGAGCACAGACCCTTGGCTCCAGATGGCATATAGTTTTGTGAAAACAGGGGGCAGCGGTGAAGCTTATGACATTATAGCTGAAGACAtacaaggaaaaattttttttgctGGTGAA gcCACCAATAGGCACTTTCCTCAAACCGTTACAGGAGCTTACCTGAGTGGGGTTCGAGAAGCAAGCAAAATAGCGTCATTTTAA